GGGTAGGGGAAGCGGGCCAAGTGAGGGCCAGCAGTCAAGGGGTCGACCAGTGGGTGAACTGGACCTGCTGATCCTATAAAATGACAAAGTCCAGATACAGAGCAGGGCACGGCTCCAGGGGTTCTTCCAGTGTCTGCCCTCCGTGGCAGAATCACCAGCAACTTCTTCCTCCCCTGAACTGGGCCCTGGTCATCAGGGCAGGCACTAccacctagctgctccaccttcagGCAGTGCAGAACCCCAAGTACTCTCTACTGGTGACCCTGGCCCTCCCTACTAAGAAGCTACCATCAATAGAACCCCCTGGCTGCCAGCTCGGCTTGACTTGTACCTGCCGGGTCCACAGGAACCCAATCTTGCCCAGGGGGTgtttcatgtcccaaatgccgGCTGGACTGGGATCCTACTGCCTGGACTGCCTCCCTGGGGTGGCTAAGCAAGGCCAGCAGAGCAAGTGCAGGCCAAAGGAGGCTCAGTCTAACCCCACCAGGCACAGGCCCAGGGACACACAATAAAGTGGTGCTGGGATGGTGCCTGCTTGTCGTATAAGCTGGCAGGGATCCAACAGCACTGGCGTCTCCAGGAGCCTGCTCAGGGTTCCATGCAATCGGGCTCTCCCTTGGCGTCTGCTTTCCATCTGATGGCTCCTCCAAGGCCTCCTGCCAGTCAGTTTTCCGACAGCAACAGAGAAACTAGgcctccacgcacccttcccctTGCCTACCACCTGCCTGCTTGTGagcacagcctggcctagcttgGAGTCCATACTGAGCTGTCTGGACCAGCCATCCTGCAGCTGGTCAGCTGACTGGGAAGACAGGACGGTGCAGCCTGGCTCTCATGGAACATTCTCACCAGGGGCCACCTGGACCTTTGGGGCTCCAAGGCTCCAAGGTCCTGTCCCTCACctgcttctccccaccccaaacACAGGACCAAGAGCCTAACGTGTGAGTGGGAGGCTGGTGCTGCGGAGCCCAGAGGCTGAGCCAGCACCAAGGCTGGCTGGGAGGTGGGTGCTGCGGTCCACCAGGACCTGCAGAGTCAGCCAGAGAGAGATTACAGTCTGGGAACAGTTGGGTTGTCCTACAAAGGCCCAGGGGTTGGGCTCGGTCTCCAAAGTCCTAAGCTGATGACTAACAGGAGGTAAGGGCAGATTTGACCACTATGGCACCGGGAAGGCAGTTCAGTAGGAAGTTGGTTTCCTGAGCTAGATGGGCCTGGCTTCTCGCGCTGCTGCCTCGCAGGGCACTgatcctgcctccccaggtgagGGCACAATGGGCGCACTCCACCCTGGGGTGAACCtctaacaccaggagccaggccaggcctcctTTCCACCAAGCAGTTTCTGGCACAATGACAATGGATGATGGCTCCATCTCAGCTTAGGACCTGTgcccctccccactcctggcATCCCCTCTGCACCCAGGCCAGGACACCCACCTTGGTGGAGAGGGTCCtgctggtggaggtggaggtgagaGTGGATGTGTGAGTGCTGGTGATGGTGTGGGGTCACATTGAACATCTGCAGTCGGGCCAGGGGGTCGCTGGTCAGAGACGCCATGCGCTCAGCGTGGATGCGCTCAGCCGCGAGTCTGTCAGGGTAGCTCATCTCAGGTCGCAGCTGGGGGCCAGCCAAGGCCAGTCTCTCACGCTCCAAAGGGTTCAGACCAGGGTGGAAAGATgcaaatgggtgtgggccagccgCAGGGGGGATGGTGAGGGCGCTGTGCCGGGCGAAGTGCTCCATGGGGTTGGTGGCCGGGTGCAGGGGATCCAGCTCCGGGGGCTTCACCTCGAAGCCCGGCTTCATCCTCTCCCGCAGCTCCCGCTCACGAATCTCACGCTCGCGGATCTCCCGCTCCCGCAGCTCCCGTTCGCGGATCGTGGGGTCCACGTTGTAGAGGCCGGGCATGTGGTAAGCCAGCAGGGGGTCAGTGGGGTTGAGGGGCATGTAGAAGGGGTGGTTGCGGTTGGTGGGTGACATGACATGGGGTCGAGCGTACTCGCTCAGGGTCCGGAGGGCAGGCGTGTCAGGCCCAATGTAGGGGGGCACAGCAGCAATGGTCGTTGGCGGTGGCTCGAAGGATGGCCGCATGTGGCCCGGCCCTGTGAGCTGCGGCTCACTAAGGCGGCCTTCGTGTGCTGAGCTGGACGCCTTCTGCTGAAGGAAAGGAGGGGGTGAGAGGTGGCTGCACACCGTGTGGGCTCCCGGCTGGAGTGCATCACGGTCGGCCCTGCCTCCTGGTTCCGCGTTCGTAACACACGGGGAACCCCTGCTGCTCCTCCCCGACCCCTGGCAGTGACACAGGTGACAGGTCTCTGAGGCACAGGCAGGTGAGCACAGGGCACTACAGTGCATCACTGGCACCTGCTGAGTGCCTGAGGAGCCAATTCAGAGACATGCAACTCAACTTGTGCCCAAGGCCTGGGACGGCACAGCCTGCAGCTGATCCTCCTGCTCCCGAGCAGGCTGGAGCCGAGCACCTCCCAACTCACAGCTGCACGCTCGGCCTCTCGCTCCCGCTCCCGCTCGCGCTCGcgttccttctccttctctttctcccgcTCGCGCTCCTCCCGGGCCTTCTGCTCAGCCTCCCGCTTGGCCTTCTCGACGGCCTCCTCCCTCTTCTTGGCCAGTTTGGAGCCAGCCAGAGGCATGAAGTACAGGTCTGTCCGTGCACAGGAGTTGTAGCCCCGGTCCAGGTGTTTGTAGAACCTAGGAAAGGCCGCGACTCTTGCTCCTGGCCCCGCCTCCTCTCCAAAGCCCCTGCCCGCCTCTCCTGCACACTCATGCCTGGTTTCCCGAAACCCAATACCTGGCAGACTGGCTGGCATGGCTGGGGGTGTCCACAACCGTGGGCTCAGGGGATGGGCTTCTCGGAGGGGGCGGGGGGCTCTCGGGCTCCTCAGCATCATCGCGAATCTCTTCCTTGATCTGCACAGCGGGGAGCGGGCAGGAGGCCCCCCCTGGAATGCCACCTCCCGAAGAGACAGCGGCAGAGCAAGGcggctgggctgagctgctggGCCCCGCaggtggggtggaggtggaggggcaggtgggaggggtgATGGAGGGTGGGCCTCCAGGTACAAAGGAGTGCTGAGCAAATGGGGGCTGGGGGGGCACCTGGTGGAGGCTGGctggggggtgggaggcagcagcaggagtcaggttctggctctgggtcagcccagggggctgggcaggagaggagggCAAAGGCTGGCTCTGGGGCATGAGCTGCAGGGGAGGGGGGTGAGCTGACGGCGGGTGGTGTGTGGACAGGGAGCTCAGGGGCTTCAGGGCTGGAGGGGGTGGCAGGTTGGCATTCATGGAGAAGGGCGATGGCCCCGAGAGGTGAGGAGGGTGCTTGTGGGCCTGAGGTGCTGGCAGCTGGGGGATGGGCGTGGTGGGTGGGGGCTTGATATGTGGCATGGCCAATGGTGCTGGTGGTAAGGGCTGCTCCCTCGGGGGCTGCTGCGCCTGCAATGTTGCCTGGGTGGCTGGGAGCTGCAAGGTGCCGTGAGGGTGTGCGGTGGCTGGGGAGGCGCCCAGGGCAGCCTGGCCTTGGGAGGTCTGAGGAGGAAGGCCAAAGGGCTGGGGGGGCCCTGGGTGCTGCAGCATGGGACCGGCCTGTAGGCCATGTGGGCCCTGGCCGTGCAGGGCGGGCTGGCTGTGAGTGGGAGCTGGTGCCTGGCCAGTTGGAGGGTGTGGCGAGGGCAGCCGTGGAGGGTGCAGGGCAGGAGCCTGCTGGATGTGCGAGTGTGCAGCAGGTGCTACCGGGGCTGGAGGCTGGCTAGGAGGCGGCACGGCTGCAGGGGAGCCCTGCGCAGGGGGTGCAGTGGCAGAGGCTGTAGGGCCCGGGGTAGGGAGCTGGGATGCTCCGGCCTGTGCTGCTGAGGGGGTGGTAGGAGCCCCCCCGGgggcctgcagggctgggggctgggcctgcAGCAGCTGTTGCTGGGCAGATGAGTCCGAGTCACTCTCGTTGTCCTGGGGGCTGGGGATGCTGGGGGACGTGCTGCGATTGTCCTGGTCAATGTCTTTGGGGTCACTGCTTCCCTCATCGTTGACACTGCGGCTGTCTGAACTCTCCCCTTCACCTTCCGATGGGGAGTTGGGCCGGCTGATCTCCTAGAGCCAGAGAAGGGACGATGGCAGCCTGGGAGCCAGGCCTCTGCCCTGCGCTGCCAGGGACAGCATACAGAGACCTCCGTCATCAGGCAACAGCTACCTTGGCCCGGGGGCTGAGGGCCCTTCCTGCTCGCTCCCCTGccgccaccccacccctccccgctcCCAAGAGACAGCACTCAGCCTAGTCAAAGCTCCTCAGGCAGCCCCAGGGCCAGCAGCAACGCACACCTGGGTTTTGGTCTTCTTGGAGCTGGTCCTGTCCGACTCCTCCGTGTCGGAGGCCACCTTGTCGCGCTGTCGCTTGGTGCTCTTCAGCGGGGATGAGGCTTCCTCCTTCACCTTCTACAGTGGGAAGCACGAGCAGCAGTCAGGCCATGGGGGGAGCTAACAATGGCAGACACTCTCTCCCTCAACAGTTCCCtcaccagaagcagaggagaggtGAGCCAGAAGGGCACAGgcaccagggcctgtggggagggCACCTGCCTGAAGTCCAGGGAAGCTCGCAAAAGAGGGCATCCttggaggacccttctctctccAGGCCTCAGGCCTGTACCTACAGCCGTCAGCCCTCCACAAATGACCTACAGCCTGCGTTGGAGGTGCTGAATAGCAGCTCCAGAAACTCTGCTTTCTAATATGAGGGATGCCAAGGGCAGCCCCGCCCAACCCCAGCCCCTGACCTTGGCAGACTTCTTCACTGTTTCCGCTTTGCTGTCATTGCTGGAGGTGCTGGCGGCGCTGGGGGAATTGCGGCCACTGGAGCGGATGTCTTCATTGATGGGCGAGGTGCGACCgtcagggctggctggctgcttcTTGCGACCACTGCGTAGTGTAGACATCTGCCCATCCAGATCGGGGACTGGTGAGGACCCAGCACCATGTGGCCCCCACCAGTCTTGAGGCCAATCCCAGTCTGGCAAAACAGGCATGGAAGCTAAGGGTGCAGCTAAGGACAGGCGGGGAaggtgacagagaaggaggagcCATTCCTGGGACCAGAGCCCTGGAAGTGCAGAGCCATGTGGGCTCAGAGACTGGGGGCCGTGGTTAAGGTTGTTACACCTGCTCCCTTCAAAGTGAGCAGAAGCCAGGCAGGCTGTCTACAGCCCTGAGACAACATGAAGGACAGCAGAGGGTGGACAGCCACAGCCACCTGCCCAAAGGCCCCAACAACAGCCTCAGTTGCCCAAGTCCTGGCCGCAGACCCAGGCAGCAAAACAAGCCCCTTGAGGGAGGAGGCTGCACGGCTGAAGAGCGGGCAAGCAGTTTCCAAAACcagatcaaatattttaaaataagacgaAAGGAGCCTGCGAAGCGCACAGCAGCCAGACAGGACAGAGTGGAGGGGAGTGGTCCCCAGGCCAGGGCACGTGACACGGGAGCCTGCATCTACCCTCAAGATGGCCCCCAGCTGGCCCTCCTAGACAGAAGAGCAGCGGGCAtgagccaggcagcagccaggccccagcaggtggCCTCACCGAGCCCCGACTCCGCCGTGTCCTCATGCTATGCTTCCCGCTGagcccatcctcctcctccttgacGGGCTTGAACATGAAGGGCGGCGGGTCCACGGGCTTCTCGACGGGCGGGAGCTCGCCGTACTTCTTGAAGTGGATGCGGCAGTCGGTGCACAGCAGGACGTTCTCCCGGCCTCCGTGGTGCCAGTCTTTGGAGGCTTCATGAGGAAAGAGCGGTGAGGGTGCCAGCTGAGGAAACCATTCTCTCCCTGAGGAGGTCTGGACCAAGGCTCCGGTGTGGGGCCCTGTCAGGAGAGGGCTGCAGGAGCGTGCCCTGCCCCTCACCAGAGTCCCCTGAACTTAAGCGAGTCTGTCCCACCACTCATCAGTAAGGACTCCACACTGAGGTGTAAATAGggcaatgaaattaaaagattccTAGACACAGTTTTggcgcagcaggttaagctgccacccgaGATGCTGGCAACCTCCAGtttaagtccaggctgctccacttccagtctagtcCCCAGCTCATGTGCCCGGGTCCCTGTTCCTATGAAGAGACACCCAGATGCAGTTCTAGGTTCCTGATTTCATCCTGCTGCAGGACCCaattgttgctgccatttggagaaaaaaaaagtggatcaaagacctgtctctgcctctccctttctaactatgcttttaaaataaatgaatcttgaaaaagaaaccaaaaattgTTCTCAACCCCAAAGACAATGATGCACAGATGTCCAATCAGCGACAGCTCTAGGTGGACCTTCAGGCAGCCACATGCCGAGGTCAGGGCCGCAGTACTTACTGGTGGTGAAGCAGTGGCGGCAGGCGTAACCCTTCAGCTCCTGCTCGCTGTCCTCACTGTCAAAGTCATCCTCGCTGGCAGAACTCAGGTCCACTGGGCACACAGGGGAGGGGAGAATACGCCATTAGGCTGGTAGAAGAACAGGACCCACAACCTGGTGGCCAACGGCTCTGTCCCAGGCTCTTAACCACCAGTCTGTGTTGGACAGTACTCATGAAGGTTGGCTGGCATGAGGGGGTGCTAACGCTGTTCCTGCACACCCCCGGGCATGGGCCCTGATGCCCACACAGGAGAATCTGAATGGGGACAGGGCATCATGGGAGCCTTGCCTGGGCCTCCTGGCACCCTGGGATCCTTTCTGGTTGTCAGCACGGGCAGCCTGCTGGAAGTCGGGGCGCGAGGCTGTGGGCTCCACAGTGCACAAGGTGGGCACAGTGAAGAGCAGCAGAGTAAGGGTCAAGCTGACCTCACTGTCCCGTCCAGGCACAGCACACGCGAGTCCCTGTGGTAGACTCCAGCATGCAGAAAACTGCCACAGGCTAAGGCCAAGACTCACAGACTTCAAAGGAAGCGAGTTTTCTTATAAATACTGAAATGTATGAATAATCTTTAATACTCTCCCTactagggcccggcagtgtggtctagtggctaaagtcctcgccttgaacgccccgggatcccatatgggcgccggttctaatcccggcagctccacttcccatccagctccctgcttgtgacctgggaaagcagtcaaggacggcccagtgccttgggaccctgcacccgcatgggagacccagaagaggttcctggttcccggcatcggatcggcgtaccggccatcgcggctcacttggggagtgaatcattggacggaagatctttctctctgtctctcctcctctctgtgtatctgactgtaataaagtgaataaatcttaaaaaaaaaaaaaatactctcccTACTAAACCTCGActccccacacactcacacagcttACAGACAAGGATGCTTTGGGCTGTCAGTGGGTGCTGAATGTAGAGTCCCCCACCACTTGCTGCGGTGCAAAGACCCCCACTTACAGAATTCACTGGAGGGAGGCCTGGAGGGCGTGCTGACAGGAGTGGATGCAGTGCGGGTCTTGATGCGCCTGAACACAGCCTGCCTCCGGTGACGACGGTGGGCCCGCGAGCTGGCCGCTTCGGGCGTTTTCTTCCAGTAGTAATAGAAGGTGATCAGCTCCCCCTGCCAACGAGAAGGGCTGGCTGTGAGGGTGGGCTGAGGAACCGTGTGGCTCTTGCAGGTTCTCCATGGTGCCTGCCACTACTGGAGAAGAAAATGAGGGCTGTCCTTCGAGCTGTGAGGGGACCAAACTCACTGAAGGAACACAGACACAGAGCTGCCCACGGTGACCCCAACAGGGCCTGTTGCTCAGCCCCACAGCACACGGCACCCAGACTCCCACAAGTCCCACTCAGGGGTGGCCACCACGGGCCAGACACTGTCAGGGCTGTGCACACAGAAGACACTTCCGGAGACTGCTGTCCctcgggagtggggtggggggtggtgggTCTGAGCGTCAACAGGCGTGTGCATATACAGGCTGCTTAATTCACAGCATTCCAAGGCTATCACACATGCGTGAGAAGGAAATGCCTGGCCAGTTAAGACTACCCCAGAAACGACCCATCAACCAAACCGAACTGCCATGGTGCCAGGGAACTGGGCCCAGTGGAAGGTTAGGAAGAACAGAGCCCTCACATCCAAGCAAACTACTGCTCCACTCTCCACAGGCCTCAAGTCAAATGCCCACACCTGGACAAGATGGCGCAAGTCctgaaggccaggactgggcttcACAAAGACCACTGCGAGGTGGTGGACCCACAATAGTGCTGATGCAAAAATGAAACCTCACGTGCCCAGAGCTCAGCCTTTATGGCTCGAATGACTCTTTCTTCCACGGCCTGTCAGAAAGGGAACAAAAAAAGTACAGCAAATTCAACTTGACAGAGAGCTGCATACAAATGGCCCACAAACCCTGGCCTACATAAGCAATGTCTTCAGCTGGATTTCAAACAGAGCACCACTGCAGCGCAAGAGCCTGGATCACACTTCTCTCAGCAGACCCCAGAGCCCGGGCAGTGACACTACTGCCTCACCCCAAGGACACGGTCTGGGATGAGCGCCTAGCTACAGACTGACAGCGACAAGCTGAAGGAAGAGGTGTCGACACCAAGCAACCAGCTCCTCTGATGGACTCAGCACCCAAGCAGAATGGGTTTCACCGGAAACAGCTCCAGGGTCAAGGTCACTGCACGCCATGAGACGAGGTGGATGAGGCCATACAGAGCCCTCCCTCCCAGGCTAGGCATTCGCTAAGCGGGACCCCAGCTGTCACTCGCTCGCGAGGGGAGGCAGTGAAGCAGGGCAGCCTCTGACtgcctggagcctcctcagcgGTGCTCC
This window of the Ochotona princeps isolate mOchPri1 chromosome 2, mOchPri1.hap1, whole genome shotgun sequence genome carries:
- the RERE gene encoding arginine-glutamic acid dipeptide repeats protein isoform X5 — encoded protein: MDDPFSPCRRLNSTQGEIRVGPSHQAKLPDLQPFPSPDGDTVTQHEELVWMPGVNDCDLLMYLRAARSMAAFAGMCDGGSTEDGCVAASRDDTTLNALNTLHESGYDAGKALQRLVKKPVPKLIEKGWTEEEVKRFVKGLRQYGKNFFRIRKELLPNKETGELITFYYYWKKTPEAASSRAHRRHRRQAVFRRIKTRTASTPVSTPSRPPSSEFLDLSSASEDDFDSEDSEQELKGYACRHCFTTTSKDWHHGGRENVLLCTDCRIHFKKYGELPPVEKPVDPPPFMFKPVKEEEDGLSGKHSMRTRRSRGSMSTLRSGRKKQPASPDGRTSPINEDIRSSGRNSPSAASTSSNDSKAETVKKSAKKVKEEASSPLKSTKRQRDKVASDTEESDRTSSKKTKTQEISRPNSPSEGEGESSDSRSVNDEGSSDPKDIDQDNRSTSPSIPSPQDNESDSDSSAQQQLLQAQPPALQAPGGAPTTPSAAQAGASQLPTPGPTASATAPPAQGSPAAVPPPSQPPAPVAPAAHSHIQQAPALHPPRLPSPHPPTGQAPAPTHSQPALHGQGPHGLQAGPMLQHPGPPQPFGLPPQTSQGQAALGASPATAHPHGTLQLPATQATLQAQQPPREQPLPPAPLAMPHIKPPPTTPIPQLPAPQAHKHPPHLSGPSPFSMNANLPPPPALKPLSSLSTHHPPSAHPPPLQLMPQSQPLPSSPAQPPGLTQSQNLTPAAASHPPASLHQVPPQPPFAQHSFVPGGPPSITPPTCPSTSTPPAGPSSSAQPPCSAAVSSGGGIPGGASCPLPAVQIKEEIRDDAEEPESPPPPPRSPSPEPTVVDTPSHASQSARFYKHLDRGYNSCARTDLYFMPLAGSKLAKKREEAVEKAKREAEQKAREEREREKEKEKEREREREREREAERAAQKASSSAHEGRLSEPQLTGPGHMRPSFEPPPTTIAAVPPYIGPDTPALRTLSEYARPHVMSPTNRNHPFYMPLNPTDPLLAYHMPGLYNVDPTIRERELREREIREREIRERELRERMKPGFEVKPPELDPLHPATNPMEHFARHSALTIPPAAGPHPFASFHPGLNPLERERLALAGPQLRPEMSYPDRLAAERIHAERMASLTSDPLARLQMFNVTPHHHQHSHIHSHLHLHQQDPLHQGSAGPVHPLVDPLTAGPHLARFPYPPGTLPNPLLGQPPHEHEMLRHPVFGTPYPRDLPGAIPPPMSAAHQLQAMHAQSAELQRLAMEQQWLHGHPHMHGGHLPSQEDYYSRLKKEGDKQL
- the RERE gene encoding arginine-glutamic acid dipeptide repeats protein isoform X3, which encodes MTADKDKDKDKEKDRDRDRDREREKRDKARESENSRPRRSCTLEGGAKNYAESDHSEDEDNDNSATTEESTKKNKKKPPKKKSRYERTDTGEITSYITEDDVVYRPGDCVYIESRRPNTPYFICSIQDFKLSKRDHLLMNVKWYYRQSEVPDSVYQHLVQDRHNENDSGRELVITDPVIKNRELFISDYVDTYHAAALRGKCNISHFSDIFAAREFKARVDSFFYILGYNPETRRLNSTQGEIRVGPSHQAKLPDLQPFPSPDGDTVTQHEELVWMPGVNDCDLLMYLRAARSMAAFAGMCDGGSTEDGCVAASRDDTTLNALNTLHESGYDAGKALQRLVKKPVPKLIEKGWTEEEVKRFVKGLRQYGKNFFRIRKELLPNKETGELITFYYYWKKTPEAASSRAHRRHRRQAVFRRIKTRTASTPVSTPSRPPSSEFLDLSSASEDDFDSEDSEQELKGYACRHCFTTTSKDWHHGGRENVLLCTDCRIHFKKYGELPPVEKPVDPPPFMFKPVKEEEDGLSGKHSMRTRRSRGSMSTLRSGRKKQPASPDGRTSPINEDIRSSGRNSPSAASTSSNDSKAETVKKSAKKVKEEASSPLKSTKRQRDKVASDTEESDRTSSKKTKTQEISRPNSPSEGEGESSDSRSVNDEGSSDPKDIDQDNRSTSPSIPSPQDNESDSDSSAQQQLLQAQPPALQAPGGAPTTPSAAQAGASQLPTPGPTASATAPPAQGSPAAVPPPSQPPAPVAPAAHSHIQQAPALHPPRLPSPHPPTGQAPAPTHSQPALHGQGPHGLQAGPMLQHPGPPQPFGLPPQTSQGQAALGASPATAHPHGTLQLPATQATLQAQQPPREQPLPPAPLAMPHIKPPPTTPIPQLPAPQAHKHPPHLSGPSPFSMNANLPPPPALKPLSSLSTHHPPSAHPPPLQLMPQSQPLPSSPAQPPGLTQSQNLTPAAASHPPASLHQVPPQPPFAQHSFVPGGPPSITPPTCPSTSTPPAGPSSSAQPPCSAAVSSGGGIPGGASCPLPAVQIKEEIRDDAEEPESPPPPPRSPSPEPTVVDTPSHASQSARFYKHLDRGYNSCARTDLYFMPLAGSKLAKKREEAVEKAKREAEQKAREEREREKEKEKEREREREREREAERAAQKASSSAHEGRLSEPQLTGPGHMRPSFEPPPTTIAAVPPYIGPDTPALRTLSEYARPHVMSPTNRNHPFYMPLNPTDPLLAYHMPGLYNVDPTIRERELREREIREREIRERELRERMKPGFEVKPPELDPLHPATNPMEHFARHSALTIPPAAGPHPFASFHPGLNPLERERLALAGPQLRPEMSYPDRLAAERIHAERMASLTSDPLARLQMFNVTPHHHQHSHIHSHLHLHQQDPLHQGSAGPVHPLVDPLTAGPHLARFPYPPGTLPNPLLGQPPHEHEMLRHPVFGTPYPRDLPGAIPPPMSAAHQLQAMHAQSAELQRLAMEQQWLHGHPHMHGGHLPSQEDYYSRLKKEGDKQL
- the RERE gene encoding arginine-glutamic acid dipeptide repeats protein isoform X2; amino-acid sequence: MTADKDKDKDKEKDRDRDRDREREKRDKARESENSRPRRSCTLEGGAKNYAESDHSEDEDNDNSATTEESTKKNKKKPPKKKSRYERTDTGEITSYITEDDVVYRPGDCVYIESRRPNTPYFICSIQDFKLVHNSQACCRSPTPALCDPPACSLPVAPQPPQQLSEAGRGPVGSKRDHLLMNVKWYYRQSEVPDSVYQHLVQDRHNENDSGRELVITDPVIKNRELFISDYVDTYHAAALRGKCNISHFSDIFAAREFKARVDSFFYILGYNPETRRLNSTQGEIRVGPSHQAKLPDLQPFPSPDGDTVTQHEELVWMPGVNDCDLLMYLRAARSMAAFAGMCDGGSTEDGCVAASRDDTTLNALNTLHESGYDAGKALQRLVKKPVPKLIEKGWTEEEVKRFVKGLRQYGKNFFRIRKELLPNKETGELITFYYYWKKTPEAASSRAHRRHRRQAVFRRIKTRTASTPVSTPSRPPSSEFLDLSSASEDDFDSEDSEQELKGYACRHCFTTTSKDWHHGGRENVLLCTDCRIHFKKYGELPPVEKPVDPPPFMFKPVKEEEDGLSGKHSMRTRRSRGSMSTLRSGRKKQPASPDGRTSPINEDIRSSGRNSPSAASTSSNDSKAETVKKSAKKVKEEASSPLKSTKRQRDKVASDTEESDRTSSKKTKTQEISRPNSPSEGEGESSDSRSVNDEGSSDPKDIDQDNRSTSPSIPSPQDNESDSDSSAQQQLLQAQPPALQAPGGAPTTPSAAQAGASQLPTPGPTASATAPPAQGSPAAVPPPSQPPAPVAPAAHSHIQQAPALHPPRLPSPHPPTGQAPAPTHSQPALHGQGPHGLQAGPMLQHPGPPQPFGLPPQTSQGQAALGASPATAHPHGTLQLPATQATLQAQQPPREQPLPPAPLAMPHIKPPPTTPIPQLPAPQAHKHPPHLSGPSPFSMNANLPPPPALKPLSSLSTHHPPSAHPPPLQLMPQSQPLPSSPAQPPGLTQSQNLTPAAASHPPASLHQVPPQPPFAQHSFVPGGPPSITPPTCPSTSTPPAGPSSSAQPPCSAAVSSGGGIPGGASCPLPAVQIKEEIRDDAEEPESPPPPPRSPSPEPTVVDTPSHASQSARFYKHLDRGYNSCARTDLYFMPLAGSKLAKKREEAVEKAKREAEQKAREEREREKEKEKEREREREREREAERAAKASSSAHEGRLSEPQLTGPGHMRPSFEPPPTTIAAVPPYIGPDTPALRTLSEYARPHVMSPTNRNHPFYMPLNPTDPLLAYHMPGLYNVDPTIRERELREREIREREIRERELRERMKPGFEVKPPELDPLHPATNPMEHFARHSALTIPPAAGPHPFASFHPGLNPLERERLALAGPQLRPEMSYPDRLAAERIHAERMASLTSDPLARLQMFNVTPHHHQHSHIHSHLHLHQQDPLHQGSAGPVHPLVDPLTAGPHLARFPYPPGTLPNPLLGQPPHEHEMLRHPVFGTPYPRDLPGAIPPPMSAAHQLQAMHAQSAELQRLAMEQQWLHGHPHMHGGHLPSQEDYYSRLKKEGDKQL
- the RERE gene encoding arginine-glutamic acid dipeptide repeats protein isoform X4, with translation MNVKWYYRQSEVPDSVYQHLVQDRHNENDSGRELVITDPVIKNRELFISDYVDTYHAAALRGKCNISHFSDIFAAREFKARVDSFFYILGYNPETRRLNSTQGEIRVGPSHQAKLPDLQPFPSPDGDTVTQHEELVWMPGVNDCDLLMYLRAARSMAAFAGMCDGGSTEDGCVAASRDDTTLNALNTLHESGYDAGKALQRLVKKPVPKLIEKGWTEEEVKRFVKGLRQYGKNFFRIRKELLPNKETGELITFYYYWKKTPEAASSRAHRRHRRQAVFRRIKTRTASTPVSTPSRPPSSEFLDLSSASEDDFDSEDSEQELKGYACRHCFTTTSKDWHHGGRENVLLCTDCRIHFKKYGELPPVEKPVDPPPFMFKPVKEEEDGLSGKHSMRTRRSRGSMSTLRSGRKKQPASPDGRTSPINEDIRSSGRNSPSAASTSSNDSKAETVKKSAKKVKEEASSPLKSTKRQRDKVASDTEESDRTSSKKTKTQEISRPNSPSEGEGESSDSRSVNDEGSSDPKDIDQDNRSTSPSIPSPQDNESDSDSSAQQQLLQAQPPALQAPGGAPTTPSAAQAGASQLPTPGPTASATAPPAQGSPAAVPPPSQPPAPVAPAAHSHIQQAPALHPPRLPSPHPPTGQAPAPTHSQPALHGQGPHGLQAGPMLQHPGPPQPFGLPPQTSQGQAALGASPATAHPHGTLQLPATQATLQAQQPPREQPLPPAPLAMPHIKPPPTTPIPQLPAPQAHKHPPHLSGPSPFSMNANLPPPPALKPLSSLSTHHPPSAHPPPLQLMPQSQPLPSSPAQPPGLTQSQNLTPAAASHPPASLHQVPPQPPFAQHSFVPGGPPSITPPTCPSTSTPPAGPSSSAQPPCSAAVSSGGGIPGGASCPLPAVQIKEEIRDDAEEPESPPPPPRSPSPEPTVVDTPSHASQSARFYKHLDRGYNSCARTDLYFMPLAGSKLAKKREEAVEKAKREAEQKAREEREREKEKEKEREREREREREAERAAQKASSSAHEGRLSEPQLTGPGHMRPSFEPPPTTIAAVPPYIGPDTPALRTLSEYARPHVMSPTNRNHPFYMPLNPTDPLLAYHMPGLYNVDPTIRERELREREIREREIRERELRERMKPGFEVKPPELDPLHPATNPMEHFARHSALTIPPAAGPHPFASFHPGLNPLERERLALAGPQLRPEMSYPDRLAAERIHAERMASLTSDPLARLQMFNVTPHHHQHSHIHSHLHLHQQDPLHQGSAGPVHPLVDPLTAGPHLARFPYPPGTLPNPLLGQPPHEHEMLRHPVFGTPYPRDLPGAIPPPMSAAHQLQAMHAQSAELQRLAMEQQWLHGHPHMHGGHLPSQEDYYSRLKKEGDKQL